The Bifidobacterium bifidum ATCC 29521 = JCM 1255 = DSM 20456 region GAGCAGCGTCGCGTGGCGATCGCGCGCGCCATCGCCTGCGAGGCCGAGGTGCTGATCGCCGACGAGCCCACGGGCGGGCTGAACGATGACGACAGCGTGGAGATCCTGCAGCTGCTCACGTCGCTCACCCACGGCGACCCCAAACGCTGCGTGATCATCCTCACCGAATCAGAAGCCGTTGCCAACATAGCCGAAACCATCATCAAGCTATAAACGGCCTCATCTGATACGCCCTCGCTGGGTGGGCAGTCCACCGGGCTATCCACCCAGCGGGGGCGCATTGATTCCACCTAGATCATGCGCATGCGGAACCTCGCGGCCAGGGCCGGCACGTCGGGGACACCGTACTGGTCGACCAGATCCAGCCAGCGCCGCTTGTTCGCCTCCCCATAGCGCTCCGCACGCTTGGCGTAGGCTTGCGCGGTCAGGAACTTCGGCGGTATCGACTTGCTGTTGTATTTGTCGGCGACCATCACGATTTCCTGTTCCAGATTGACCGGCATGTAATCGACCGGAGGCAGCGGCAGGTTCTGCGCGATGACCATCTGCTGGGTCAGGCCGACCCCAGTATGATTGCGCGCGAACTGGGCGATGGACTCGTCCACGCCCTGCTCCAGCAAGTACTCGTAGCCGAGCAGGCCATGCAGGATGTAACGTTTCCCGTCGAATTGCAGCGGTTCGCCATCACTGCCGTCGTGCTTGAGCACGCGATACGTGCCGATGTCGTGCAGCAGGCCGCCGATCGTCGCCAGATGCTCGTCGATCAGGCGTTTCGGCACACGGCCACCGGTGATGCCGTCTGACGGCAGGTCGGCTTGTTCAGCTGCCCCGGCGGAATCGTCAAGCGCGTTGCCGCTGCCCTGGCCCAGCTTGTTGGTGAACAGCGCGTTCTGATGGCGGGCGAGCTGGCGGGCGATGGTCGCCACGACAACACAATGCATGTGCACCAGGTCATAGGCGGCCTGGGAGGGGGCGATTTTCTGGTGCAGCTCGTCAATCTGGTCGAGTGTGGGGATATAACTGGTCATACGGCTCATTGTAGCCATCGCGACACGCCGATAACATCACACAATCGCAAGGTGCATTTCCGCAGATCAGCCATTTTCCGGCCTTCATCATAAACAGCGACGTCGATTGTGCTGCGCAATCCGGGCGTGTCGCGCCGGTGAGGAGGAAAAGAGGAGAGCGTTGCGAGCAAGTTACAGATGCCGGGTGCCATCAATCGCCCGATAGACGCCTCTCAGATGGAGCGCACGTGGTATTCGCCGGTACGGTTGGACGCCACGATCATCTGATCGTTCTTCAGCGCCTTCCAGCCATCGGACTCGTTCTGCTCGAAGCCGGAACTCGCCACGACCACACCGGACGGCTTGCCGTCACAGTCCTGCACGTCACGGTACCTCATCACACGGTAATCGTGAGCTTTCTCGCCCTTGCCGTACTCGTCGTAAATCTCGACGATGCGCGGCGACGTCTTCTCGCGGCCGGCGGCGCACAAAGCCACGAGCTGGTCCTGGCTTTGGATCATGCAGTTGTAGCTGGACTTGGGGTACGCCTGACGCAGCTGGCGTACCGCCTGCGCCACGGCCTCGTCCAGCGCGAAGCCGAACGCGATGTATTCGAGGATGACCGAGAAGAAGATCGCGGAGTCGGAACGGCCGCCGGTCGACAGGAACGCACCCTGATTGATCGGGTACGCACGATTGAGCACGATGTTGATGCCGCGGTCGTCGGAGATGTCGCCGTTGTGGATGAAGCTCAGCCCGTTCGCGAAGAACGGCTGCTGGTTCTCCAGAATCAGCGGCAGGTTGGAGCTGGCGAGACGCAGGTGCCACAGGCCACCGCGTGCGGGGTCGTCCGCAAAGTCACGGAAAATCGGGTCATGGCGGGCGGCCAGTGTGCTCTTGTACAGTTTCGTGCCGGTCTCGGGCTTGCGTACCTCGCCGGCGGCAAACGGCAGCTCAGTGGGGTTCGACAGCAACGCGACACCCCAACCGTCATTGTGGATCTCGCTGAGATCCCGGAAATCCGTCACCTCGTGCATGCCCAGGACGTCGTTGAGGCTCAGGTTGAATCCCGATGTCGCGTATCCCAGTAATCTGCACATGCTTGGTACTGTATCGTGCCGCGGCGGCTGACAAGCGGGCGTGGCTATAGGAGTTCCTTATAGCGTGCGCACGGCCGCGATGCGCACGCGGTCCGGCACCCGGCAGACACATGCCGATACGACCAATACGGCCACACAAACGGCCGATTGACGGGCAAGCGTCGTCATCAGGGAAACTGCCAGAAGAACAAGCGTCCACCTGCCCGCTCGCCAATCGCACAACAGACGAACAGGTATGAAGCAGGTGCCGCCGCGCCAACTCTCAGTCCGCACAGGCGGCCACATATCACCCCGAAGCAGCCAAGTCCGCCCACAGATAGCGCCTGCGCGACCCCGGCCGTGCCATATACCGGTATCATCACCGCACCCAGTGCCATCATTCCCGCAATCAACACCAGCAACGCCGCACGATCCATCAGCCACGTATTCCTGACGGCAGCCACATCAGCCGCAGACATGCCAGGCAGCGACCACGCAATTATCGTCGCAGGCACAAGCGCCGCCAACGTCGCAAGAGGCAGACTCACGCCGGAACCGACCAGCGCAGGCAATCCAACCGTCATGGACGCCAATGGCAGCGTAACAAGCTGCGCGGCCAAACACAGCATCGTCAGCAGTGCCATCCTCGCCGTCTTCATGCAAGCCGGCAGCGTTCGTCATCCATAATTCAGCGACCTGATAATCACGTGCCTGCGTGTCCAATATCTCGCATCCGTTCTGTGTGGTGTCATACGTCAGCAGACCGGACAGCAGGTACGAGGCAATCTCATCGCCGGACAACTGTTCACTGTCTTCAGCGCTGAACAGCCATGCAGTATGATCCGCCGGGGATTCGGACAACTTGGCAGGCGTCACATATCCATTTCGACCAAGTTTCCCAGACAAGTCGGCAGCCGGCTGACCGGCCAAACGCAGACCGTGATGCCATCTCGCCGGTCACAGACAGTAGAGGTCGTCCTTGCGATAACCGGATATGCACCGAACGGCAGTACCAGCGGGACGGCTACCGCGACGGTGGCGCATAGAGCGACTATTGCGCAAACGGGACAGCCGGCAACGGTCCTGTCATGGCTGCGCCATCCGACGACCATCGCCCGTACTGAGGCGGCTGCTGGCGCAAATACGCGGCACCCAGGCCGTAACGCATGGGCGCTTTGCCTCCGCAGTCCATCAGTCCATCAGGAGCGCACGCGAGCCGGCAGTGCGGCCCGTGTGCGTCTACTGCTTAGCGAGTTTCGCCGAATCGTCGACCTTCACGGCATCATTTTTCGTCGCGTCGACCTTCGCGCCTCCCTTGGCATCTGCGGCTGCAGGCTTCGCAGCGCCGTCCTTCGCAGCGGTGGCCTTCTGCGCCGAGCCCGCAGGCTTCGTCTTGCTTCCGTCCCTCGCCGCGGACGCAGCCTTCGTGCTGCCCGAGCCACCGTTCTTCGCGGTCGGTTTCGCAGCCGGCCGTTCTTCCGGTTTGCTGACGGTCACGATATCGTTGACGCGCGGCGTGCGCGAACGCAACGCGACGCGCTTCAGACGCGGCGGTCGGCGAGTGGAGATGAACAGCGGCTGAACCTCGACCAACGGGTTGAACGGCGCCAGGCCGAACCATTTGATCGGGGAGCCGGCGACGTGACGAATCGCGTACTTGGCCTGCAACGACATCGCGCCTCGCGTGGAGATCTTGGATTCCGGCATCAGGTCCTTGTGAATCAGCACGTAACGGATGGTGCCGATCTCCGGGTCGGCGTCCACCTTCGGGTAGACGGACTTCTGCTGCGGCAGGTCACCGGAATCCGACAGGTCGTGCATGATCTGGTGCAGGTACACCGGAATAGACTGCGACACCTTGAATCCCAGACGGATACGCACTCGGAACAGGTAGCTCGTGCCGAAATTCTGCACGGAGTACTCGCGCGTGAACGGTTCGTCGGTGGTCTGCACCGACACCGCCCACCACGCACGGGCGCGCTTGGGATGATCCGCGAAGATCGAGAAGAAGATGTCCGTATCCAGTCGTCGCATATCCGAATCGCTGGTCAGATACACGATGTTGTCGGCGAAATACGGGATGCGGAAGTCGCCGTGCAGGCGGTCAAGCGCCGGCAGGAAGTCCTTCGGCATCATGTGGCGGCGCTGCGCGCGTTCCAGACGCGTGCCCTCGTTCCACGTGTACATGATGAACAGGATCGCCAACGTCAGCAGCATCGTGAACCAGCCGCCGTGCAGGAACTTCGCCATCGACGCGATGAAGAACATCAGCTGGATGGCGAGGAACACGATGGTGAACACGACCGCCAGCACCCGCTTGCGGTCGTACCACATGTACACCGCCAGCAGGATCGTAGTGGTGATCATCGTGATCGTCAGCGCAAGGCCGTAAGCCGCCGAAATATGCTCGGAATCCCGGAATATGCCCAGCACGATGAGCGTGGCCGCGCACAGTACCCAGTTGATGACGGGAATGTACAGCTGGCCGCGGGTGCGCGCCGGATACCGCACCTGAAGATGGGGCATCCAGTTGAGGCCGGTCGCCTCTGACACCATCGTGAACGCGCCGGTGATCAGCGCCTGCGAGGCGATGATGCCGGCCGTGACCGACAGGATGACGGCCACATAGCGCACGTTCGGATCCATCATCTGGAAGAACGGGTTCAGTCCCTCCATGTGCTGGTACTCGGGATTGTTCTGGTTCTTGAGGATCCACGCGCCCTGACCGAAGTAGTTGAACACCAGGGCGACCTTGATGAACGGCCACGTGAAGTAGATGTTGCCGCGTCCCACGTGTCCCATGTCGGAGTACAGCGCCTCGGCGCCGGTGGTCGACAGGAACACGGTGCCCATGACGGCGATGCCGGCCGCATTGTGCGGGCTGAACAGGAATTTCACGCCGTACACGGGGTTGAGCGCCGCGAGCACGGACCAATCGCCGGAGAGGTTCACCGCGCCGACCACGGCGAGGAACGTGAACCACACCAGCACCACGGAGCCGAACACGCGGCCGATGCTTTCGGTGCCGCGCGATTGCACGGAGAACAGCACGACGATGATGACCACGGTGATCATCAGCGTCAGGTTGCCGTTTTCCTTGAACAGCGCCTCCAATGGCGGCAGCGTCTTCAGGCCTTCGACCGCGGAGCTGATCGACACGGCCGGGGTGAGCACGGAATCGGCGAGGAACGCCGCGCCGCCGAGCATGGCGGGGATGGCGAGCCATGCGCCATGCCTGCGAATCAGCGAATACAGGGCGAAGATGCCGCCTTCGCCCTTGTTGTCGATACGCATGGCGATGAGCACGTATTTGACGGTGGTGATCAGCGTTATCGACCAGAACACCAGCGACAGCATGCCGAGCACGGCCTCACGGTCGGTGTTGGCGATGCCGCCCTGGCCGGAAAGGAACGTCTGCGCGGTGTACAGGGGCGATGTTCCGATGTCGCCGTAGACCACGCCGAGCGCGACGATGGCCATGCCGAGCGAGATCTTGTTGGGGCCGGACTGCAATCTGCGCCACCAGCGGCCGATCGCTCCCTTGCTTGCGGTCTTGGCGAGTTTTTCCGCTTCCTTGGTTTCTGCCGCCTGCTGCTTTGCAAGCTCTTCGCGCTCCTCTTTCGTCAGTGTGCGACGGGAGACTTTCGGGACGTTGGTGAACGTGTCGGCACGTAACAACGTTTCATCGGGCTTTTGAGCCATGATGCTTCCTCCATCGACGGGGATAATCCGCACATGATATCCGCATATTCTAGGTACAGCTACTAACGGAAACCTTGGTATTTCAAATTCAAGCGGTCAGTATATGCCCCTTTTCGGTTT contains the following coding sequences:
- a CDS encoding HD domain-containing protein, giving the protein MTSYIPTLDQIDELHQKIAPSQAAYDLVHMHCVVVATIARQLARHQNALFTNKLGQGSGNALDDSAGAAEQADLPSDGITGGRVPKRLIDEHLATIGGLLHDIGTYRVLKHDGSDGEPLQFDGKRYILHGLLGYEYLLEQGVDESIAQFARNHTGVGLTQQMVIAQNLPLPPVDYMPVNLEQEIVMVADKYNSKSIPPKFLTAQAYAKRAERYGEANKRRWLDLVDQYGVPDVPALAARFRMRMI
- a CDS encoding class II glutamine amidotransferase, producing the protein MCRLLGYATSGFNLSLNDVLGMHEVTDFRDLSEIHNDGWGVALLSNPTELPFAAGEVRKPETGTKLYKSTLAARHDPIFRDFADDPARGGLWHLRLASSNLPLILENQQPFFANGLSFIHNGDISDDRGINIVLNRAYPINQGAFLSTGGRSDSAIFFSVILEYIAFGFALDEAVAQAVRQLRQAYPKSSYNCMIQSQDQLVALCAAGREKTSPRIVEIYDEYGKGEKAHDYRVMRYRDVQDCDGKPSGVVVASSGFEQNESDGWKALKNDQMIVASNRTGEYHVRSI
- a CDS encoding KUP/HAK/KT family potassium transporter, with protein sequence MAQKPDETLLRADTFTNVPKVSRRTLTKEEREELAKQQAAETKEAEKLAKTASKGAIGRWWRRLQSGPNKISLGMAIVALGVVYGDIGTSPLYTAQTFLSGQGGIANTDREAVLGMLSLVFWSITLITTVKYVLIAMRIDNKGEGGIFALYSLIRRHGAWLAIPAMLGGAAFLADSVLTPAVSISSAVEGLKTLPPLEALFKENGNLTLMITVVIIVVLFSVQSRGTESIGRVFGSVVLVWFTFLAVVGAVNLSGDWSVLAALNPVYGVKFLFSPHNAAGIAVMGTVFLSTTGAEALYSDMGHVGRGNIYFTWPFIKVALVFNYFGQGAWILKNQNNPEYQHMEGLNPFFQMMDPNVRYVAVILSVTAGIIASQALITGAFTMVSEATGLNWMPHLQVRYPARTRGQLYIPVINWVLCAATLIVLGIFRDSEHISAAYGLALTITMITTTILLAVYMWYDRKRVLAVVFTIVFLAIQLMFFIASMAKFLHGGWFTMLLTLAILFIMYTWNEGTRLERAQRRHMMPKDFLPALDRLHGDFRIPYFADNIVYLTSDSDMRRLDTDIFFSIFADHPKRARAWWAVSVQTTDEPFTREYSVQNFGTSYLFRVRIRLGFKVSQSIPVYLHQIMHDLSDSGDLPQQKSVYPKVDADPEIGTIRYVLIHKDLMPESKISTRGAMSLQAKYAIRHVAGSPIKWFGLAPFNPLVEVQPLFISTRRPPRLKRVALRSRTPRVNDIVTVSKPEERPAAKPTAKNGGSGSTKAASAARDGSKTKPAGSAQKATAAKDGAAKPAAADAKGGAKVDATKNDAVKVDDSAKLAKQ